TATAAATCAAACTGTCTGATGAGTACAACAAAAGTACTATAATTACGCGGAAAATGAGAGAATGGTGCGATAGCTTGGTAAAAAGCGAGGAAGAAGCGTAATTTTATGTTTATGAATCAATTAGAAGAAGGAACCGAACTGTTACTTCAGTTTGAAAAACGCGGCGGACTGCTTCCGGTAGTAGTGCAAGAAAAGTACAGTGGAGAAGTGCTCATGATTGGTTACGCTAATCAGGAGGCCCTTCAACACTCTATTAAAACCCGCTATGCTACCTTTTGGAGTACTTCGCGGCAAGAACTCTGGACGAAGGGGCAAACGTCGGGTGATCGATTACGAATTAGTGATATTCGGGTTGATTGTGACCAAGATGCGTTATTGTATCAGGTTGTATTAGAAGGAGAAGGAGTTTGCCATACTAAAACTAATGAGGGTCAAACTCGTAAAGCTTGTTTTTACCGTAAAATAGATTTCGACCATCAATCGCTGCTCTTTGATCAGTAGCGAATAAAATGGCCATTCCAAAAGGACGCTTCTGGCATTATTCTACTAACTTTATCTGCGAATACCTAACCGTTATGGATCAAGCATTATATATTAAATATCCACTATCTGTAGTCAATAGTCTGACTCGTAAAAAAGAGCTATTTAAGCCAATTAATCCCCCGCTAGTAGGTATGTACCTCTGCGGCCCTACCGTATACAGTGATCCGCATTTAGGCAATATTCGCTCGGCGGTAAACTTTGACATTATTTTTCGCTACATGTCCCACTTAGGCTACAAGGTTCGCTACGTTCGTAATATTACCGATGTGGGCCATTTAGAAGATGATGTAGAAGGAACAGGAGAAGACAAAATTTCTAAAAAAGCGCGTTTAGAAAAGGTGGAGCCAATGGAAATTGTCCAGCTCTACACGTATCGGTACCACGATGCCCTGAGTTCCCTTAATGTGTTGCCCCCAAGCATTGAGCCTAGTGCTACCGGACATATTGTTGAGCAGATAGAAATCATCCAGTCTATTTTGGAGCATGGCTACGCTTATGAGGAAAACGGTTCTATCTACTTTGATCTGGGAAAATATACCCAAGAACAGGAATACGGAAAACTATCTGGAAAGGTGTTGGAAGACTTACAATCGGGCAGCCGCCAAACCGAAGGCCTGGACGAAAAGCGCAACCCTCATGATTTTGCCCTATGGAAAAAGGCTAACCCTGAACACATTATGCGCTGGAACTCGCCCTGGGGCGAGGGTTTTCCGGGCTGGCATTTGGAATGTACTGCCATGAGCACCAAATACCTAGGTGAAACATTTGATATTCATGGTGGTGGGCTAGATTTACAGTTTCCTCACCACGAAGCAGAAGTAGCTCAGTGTTACGGGGCTTTCCATAGTCATCCGGCTAACTACTGGATTCATCATAACCTAATTACCATTGATGGGCAGAAGATGAGCAAATCGAAGGGTAATTTTATTACGCTGGAGCAATTATTTACGGGAGGCCATTCGCTATTGGCACAGGCTTACTCCCCCACTACCATTCGCTTCTTCATTCTACAAGCACACTACCGTAGCCCGATAGATTTCTCTAACGATGCTCTGCAAGCCGCTGAGAAAGGTCTGACTCGTCTGTTAAATGCTCAAGAAACGCTAGGTAAACTTAATCACCAGCCTGGGAGTGTAGATGAAAAACTGGATAAGGAAATAAACCAATTATGCGAGCAGTGCTACCAAGAGATGAGCGATGACTTCAACACGGCTAAGCTCATTGCGGTGCTATTCGACTTGGGTTCCAAAATCAATGGTTTCTACCACCAGCAGCTTGATTTAACAACGATTTCAGCCGAAACTTTCCAGCGCCTGAAGCAGACTTTCCAAACCTTTATTTCGGAAATACTCGGCATTCAGGCTGAGGTTTCAGATGATACTCAACAGAAGGAAGGCTTGATTGAATTACTAATTAGTATCCGTAATCAAGCTCGGGCTAATAAAGATTTTGCTACTTCGGATCAGATTCGCGATCAGCTAAAGGAACTGGGAGTGCAGTTAAAAGACGAAAAATCCGGTAACACTACCTACTCTCTAACAAACTAATCTGACTTTTGTACGTTATACTGTCCACCTTGCGTTATTCTAATACTACGCATTTATCGTTTACCTTACATAGCTGATGTTATAGCTAAGTCTTCATGGTAAAGTAGTAGAGGATGTGCTAGGTTTTGAAGAAAAACATATGATACTGTCAGGAAAAGAAATTGAGCGGTTACAGGGCGGCGAAATCAGTATTGACCCATTTTCACGGGAGCAGCTTAATCCGAACAGCTATAATCTGAAATTGCACAATGAGCTTTTGGTTTACCAGAACCGAGTGTTGGACATGAAAGAGGATAATCCGGTTGAGAAAGTTATCATTCCGGATGATGGCTTAATTCTGGAGCCAGGGCGACTTTACTTAGGACGAACAGTAGAGCGTATTCGGGCGAACTTCCATGTTCCACTCTTAGAAGGCCGGTCTTCTGTGGGTAGGTTGGGAATACTGGTACATTTCACCGCGGGCTTAGGAAATATCGGTTCCGATGGGTGCTGGACATTGGAAATTGCGTGTGTGCAGCCGGTTCGGGTCTACCCCGATGTAGAAATTTGTCAGATTTACTTTCAGGAACTACGGGGCGATCATATAAAATACCAAAGTAAGAAATACCACCATTCGGATATTCAACCTAGTTTACTTTTTCAGGAGTTACGTTAGTCAATACATGCTTATCTACCTAGCCAAAGGACTTATTCGCTTCTACCAGTACGCTATTTCTCCGCTATTGGGTAATAACTGCCGTCACGCACCTAGCTGTTCTCAGTATACATTAGAGGCCATTCAAGAATGGGGCTTTTTAAAAGGAAGCTGGCTCGGTATCAAGCGAATTGCGCGTTGTCATCCCTGGGGCACCCACGGTTACGATCCGGTGCCTAAACGAAACGAGCCTAGCCAAAAGTAGCCCAAAAAACTGGTTTCATGTCTTAAAAACTTTTGCCTGCACGCTGCGTGTTAGTACTGTAACATTTGTTATTTCATGAATTCTTCTGATGAGTTGTATATGCGTCGGGTGCTGGAATTGGCCGAGTTAGGTAGGGGAAAAGTAGAACCGAACCCCATGGTTGGCTGTGTAATTGTGAAAGAAGAGCGAATTATTGGGGAGGGTTGGCACCAAAATTACGGCGAGGCTCACGCCGAACGCAATGCGGTAGATAGCGTATCTAATCAAGAGGATATTATTGGAAGTACTGTATACGTT
This region of Tunicatimonas pelagia genomic DNA includes:
- a CDS encoding phosphoribosyl-AMP cyclohydrolase; translated protein: MNQLEEGTELLLQFEKRGGLLPVVVQEKYSGEVLMIGYANQEALQHSIKTRYATFWSTSRQELWTKGQTSGDRLRISDIRVDCDQDALLYQVVLEGEGVCHTKTNEGQTRKACFYRKIDFDHQSLLFDQ
- the cysS gene encoding cysteine--tRNA ligase, producing MDQALYIKYPLSVVNSLTRKKELFKPINPPLVGMYLCGPTVYSDPHLGNIRSAVNFDIIFRYMSHLGYKVRYVRNITDVGHLEDDVEGTGEDKISKKARLEKVEPMEIVQLYTYRYHDALSSLNVLPPSIEPSATGHIVEQIEIIQSILEHGYAYEENGSIYFDLGKYTQEQEYGKLSGKVLEDLQSGSRQTEGLDEKRNPHDFALWKKANPEHIMRWNSPWGEGFPGWHLECTAMSTKYLGETFDIHGGGLDLQFPHHEAEVAQCYGAFHSHPANYWIHHNLITIDGQKMSKSKGNFITLEQLFTGGHSLLAQAYSPTTIRFFILQAHYRSPIDFSNDALQAAEKGLTRLLNAQETLGKLNHQPGSVDEKLDKEINQLCEQCYQEMSDDFNTAKLIAVLFDLGSKINGFYHQQLDLTTISAETFQRLKQTFQTFISEILGIQAEVSDDTQQKEGLIELLISIRNQARANKDFATSDQIRDQLKELGVQLKDEKSGNTTYSLTN
- the dcd gene encoding dCTP deaminase, whose protein sequence is MILSGKEIERLQGGEISIDPFSREQLNPNSYNLKLHNELLVYQNRVLDMKEDNPVEKVIIPDDGLILEPGRLYLGRTVERIRANFHVPLLEGRSSVGRLGILVHFTAGLGNIGSDGCWTLEIACVQPVRVYPDVEICQIYFQELRGDHIKYQSKKYHHSDIQPSLLFQELR
- the yidD gene encoding membrane protein insertion efficiency factor YidD, which encodes MLIYLAKGLIRFYQYAISPLLGNNCRHAPSCSQYTLEAIQEWGFLKGSWLGIKRIARCHPWGTHGYDPVPKRNEPSQK